Part of the Undibacter mobilis genome is shown below.
CGCGACCGCTTCCTGCTGTCGAACGGTCACTACGCGATCGCGCTCTACGCGGCCCTGATCGAGGCCGGCGTGATACCGGAAGCGGAACTCGAGCTCTATGGCAGCGACGACAGCCGCCTGCCGATGTCTGGCATGGCCTCGTATACGCCGGGCATGGAAATGTCCGGCGGATCGCTGGGCCTGGGATTGAGCATCGCCGTCGGAATGGCGATGGGCCTGAAGCGCAAAAAGTCGGATTCCCGCGTCTACACCCTGTTCTCCGATGGCGAACTGGGCGAAGGCTCGGTGTGGGAGGCCATGATGTCGGCGGCGCAATACAAGCTCGACAACATGATCGCCATTGTCGATGTCAACAATCAGCAGGCGGACGGGCCGGCCACCGAAGTCACGCATTTCGAGCCGCTGGTCGCCAAGCTCGAAGCGTTCGGATGGTATGTCCAGCGCATCGACGGCAATGACATGGCGGCGGTTACGGCTGCGTTCGACGCCGCCAAGGCGTATCCCGTTC
Proteins encoded:
- a CDS encoding transketolase, whose translation is METLSNTPGLEERAYRIRRNAVRMGEVQGQGYIAQALDIADVLAVAYFHAMRYRADDPTWEERDRFLLSNGHYAIALYAALIEAGVIPEAELELYGSDDSRLPMSGMASYTPGMEMSGGSLGLGLSIAVGMAMGLKRKKSDSRVYTLFSDGELGEGSVWEAMMSAAQYKLDNMIAIVDVNNQQADGPATEVTHFEPLVAKLEAFGWYVQRIDGNDMAAVTAAFDAAKAYPVPQPRIIVADTLMGKGVPFLEDREKNHFIRVEAHEWQLALKALDAGRPA